From a single Mangifera indica cultivar Alphonso chromosome 19, CATAS_Mindica_2.1, whole genome shotgun sequence genomic region:
- the LOC123203318 gene encoding receptor homology region, transmembrane domain- and RING domain-containing protein 2-like, with translation MKNLTVVNLLCLLSVCWMTSASVVLIGSNVTLSFDDIEANFAPGIKGSGECGVLYLAEPLDACSDLSNKVENVSNKIASFVLIVRGGCSFEDKVRKAQKAGFQAAIVYDNADDGVVAMAGNSTGIKIHAVFVSKASGEILKQYAGSTDVELWIIPSFENSAWSIMAISFISLLALAAVLATCFFVRRHRIRQEPRSSRVREFHGMSRRLVKAMPSLIFTAVLEDNCTSGTCAICLEDYNVGEKLRILPCHHKFHAFCVDSWLTSWRTFCPVCKHDARTSTGNPPASECTPLLSSNASSVASSTSAMQIVPSVSRSPSISHVHSLTSTPYIPQSVGSYRQSPCMSVSRSSVDLRNASSQRSHASHLVSTHSLGYPSISPLNSRYMSPYLPSPSNGSLSFVGSFCHQQHPLHCCESAASISPYTSAHSLPET, from the exons ATGAAGAATCTGACGGTGGTAAATTTGCTTTGCTTACTGAGTGTTTGTTGGATGACGTCAGCCAGTGTTGTCTTAATTGGGAGCAACGTTACTCTTTCGTTCGATGACATTGAAGCTAATTTCg CTCCGGGGATTAAAGGGTCGGGTGAATGTGGGGTATTGTACCTAGCAGAGCCTCTTGATGCATGTTCAGACTTGAGTAATAAAGTGGAAAACGTTTCAAATAAGATTGCCTCATTTGTATTGATTGTTAGAGGAGGTTGTAGCTTCGAAGATAAAGTCAGAAAAGCTCAAAAGGCAGGGTTCCAAGCTGCCATTGTCTATGACAATGCTGATGATGGTGTGGTTGCAA TGGCAGGAAACTCTACTGGTATAAAAATACATGCTGTGTTTGTGTCCAAAGCTTCAGGTGAAATACTTAAACAGTATGCTGGTTCAACTGACGTGGAGCTCTGGATAAtaccaagttttgaaaactcagcATGGTCAATCATGGCAATCTCTTTTATTTCCCTTCTTGCCTTGGCTGCAGTTCTGGCTACTTGTTTCTTTGTACGCAGGCATCGTATAAGACAGGAACCTCGCTCCTCTCGTGTCCGGGAATTTCATGGGATGAGTAGACGCTTAGTGAAAGCAATGCCAAGCCTGATATTTACTGCTGTTCTGGAGGATAATTGTACCTCAGGAACCTGTGCCATATGCCTTGAAGACTACAATGTTGGGGAGAAACTCAGGATCCTGCCATGTCATCACA AATTTCATGCTTTCTGTGTGGATTCTTGGCTCACATCATGGAGAACCTTTTGCCCGGTTTGCAAGCATGATGCAAGAACTAGCACTGGCAATCCACCAGCGTCAGAATGTACACCATTGCTTTCATCAAATGCTTCCTCTGTGGCCTCATCAACTTCTGCTATGCAGATAGTCCCATCAGTGTCACGATCACCTTCTATCTCACATGTTCACTCTCTTACTTCTACTCCTTACATTCCTCAATCTGTTGGGTCCTATCGTCAATCTCCTTGCATGAGTGTTAGTCGGAGCTCTGTAGATCTCAGAAATGCATCCTCCCAAAGATCACATGCTTCACATTTAGTTTCAACCCACTCCTTGGGTTACCCATCTATATCACCTCTTAACTCAAGATACATGTCACCATATCTTCCAAGCCCAAGCAATGGATCACTGAGTTTTGTTGGTTCTTTCTGTCATCAGCAGCATCCACTGCATTGCTGCGAGTCTGCTGCAAGTATCTCCCCTTATACCTCTGCTCATTCTCTTCCTGAAACTTAA